The nucleotide window TACACAATGGATTACAACCATGTGCAATCAGAGTTGAATTTCCAATTTACAAAGCAATTGATGAAATACAATCCGAACGTGTATTTGATCGTCAATCAAATAGACAAGCACCGTGAAGCTGAACTGTCATTTGAAGATTTCAAGCAGTCAGTTCATAACTCATTTGCTGCTTGGGGTGTTTACCCGAAAAATATTTTCTTCACATCACTGCGTGAAAAAGAGCTTCCGAACAACGATTTTGAACAAGTGAAGAAAATCGTAATGGATTCAATGAATGACTGGCAGGAACAATTAATTTCAACTGCAGAAAATACATTGACGAAGCTACAGCATGAGCATGAAGCGTACTTGGAAGAAGAAAAACAGGATCGTTTCACTACGTATGCTGAACTCGTTTCTGAAGATGACTGGCAGCACCGTGATGATATTTTAGAGCAATATGAAAAACTGACGCGTCAGACAGAACTATTCTCGTTTGATGTATTTGATAAGCAGTTCGATGAAAAACGTAAAGACTTGCTTGCAAATGCCGCGATTATGCCGGCGGATGTTCGTGATAAACTGCGTGCTTATTTAGAAAGTCAGCAAGAGGACTTTAAAGTGGGCGGACTGTTTACTGCGAAAAAGAAAACAGCAGAAGAGAAAGCGCGACGTCAGGAAGAAGCATATGCAAGCTTCAACCATGTTGTCCAATCTCAAATTACAGGTCATATCAAAGCATTGATGAAGCAAGCATTAAAAGATGTCGGTGCATTGAATGACGAACGTGCCGCAAGCATTGATAAGAAGGAATTTAATTTCCCGTTCTCGATTATTGAAGATCAGGTGCAAAAGAGCGCTGTAATAACGGGAGATGCGGTTTTAAACTTTGCAAATCGTGTATCAGAGGCGACAAAACGTTACTTTGTTCAAAGGACAGATGCATGGAAGCTAGAGCAAAAAGATACATTGGAACAGGTTGCACGTGAAGCTGCGGCACCGGTTAAGCTTAAAATTAATGCAATGTCCGAAAAAGTGCATGCGCTTCAGCATATTATGCAAATTGAGAAATTCCAGTCATTCAGCAGCACATTGATGAAACAGGTTTCCAATGAAATTCGCGCGGAATCCAAAATCTATTTGGAAAACTGGAAGCGTGAACATGAGCAGGCATTGAAAGATATTCGTCCTTTTGATGAGTCGATGCTGCAGTTAAAAGACCAGGAAACAGAAATTGCTGCTGAACAAACGCAGGAAAAAGCGGGTTCAGGTTTGAATGTTGATAAAGTAACTGAAAAAGCATTGAAGACTGCGCACATTATTAAAGATGTTCAAGGTTTCAAAGAAGTATCCAGCTTCTTGACGAAAAAAGTGGAACGTCTGCAAAAACGCGACTTTACGATAGCATTATTCGGTGCATTCAGTGCGGGGAAATCAAGTTTTTCGAATGCATTGATGGGTGAGCGCGTGTTACCGGTATCACCAAACCCGACGACAGCAGCGATCAATAAAATTCGTCCTGTCACACCGGAACATCCGCATGAAACAGCCGATGTTCATCTGAAGACTGAAGCGCAACTGCTTGAAGATATCCAAGGTTCATATGCAGCAATCGGCCTTCAAGTATCATCACTGAAAGAAGCGTATGATCGTGCAGAAGAAGGGCTGGCTGTTCCGTTAACTGATGAGCGCCTGAATGTTCATAAATCATTTATCCGTGCGTATTCGGAAGGTTATGAAACATTCCTTACAAAACTGGGAACGACATTACGCGTTAACCGTCATGATTTTGAGAAGTACGTGGCACAGGAAAACCGTTCATGTTTCGTGGACAATATCGATTTCTACTTCGATTCACCACTAACGCGTATGGGTGTAACATTAGTAGACACGCCGGGTGCCGATTCGATCAATGCACGTCATACCGGTGTAGCGTTCGATTATATTCGTAATGCTGATGCCATCCTATTCATTACGTACTACAACCACGCCTTTGCAAAAGCGGACCGCGAGTTCTTGATTCAGCTGGGACGTGTAAAAGATGCGTTCGAACTGGATAAAATGTTCTTTATCGTAAATGCGATAGACTTGGCTTCTACAATGGAAGAAGAGGAAGAAGTAAAAGGATATGTTCGTTCAGAGCTTCAACGTTTCGGTATCCGTTTCCCTAGACTGTACGGCGTGTCGAGTTTACTGGCTTTAAAAGAGAAGCAGGACCAGCTTGAACATCAGTCGGGTATAGCACCATTTGAAGATGCATTCCATCACTTCCTGAATGATGAACTGATGGGCATTGCGGTACAGGCACTTCAGGAAGAAGTGGATAAAACAGAAGCACGTCTGAATGATTTGATTATACAAACCGAAGAAAACCTGAAACGTAAAGATGAGCGAATTGAAGAATTGGCTCATTTGGAAAAGCTTGTGCGCTCCAAGTTCCAGACGACTCAGACAGCCATGCTTGAAAGTGAGGCAAAGCAGGAACTGGATGAACTGTTATACTATGTACTGCAACGTGTGTACTACCGCTATCCGGACTTCTACCGTGAAAGCTATAATCCGTCCACTTTCGCGCAAATGCCTGCACAGCAAGCATTGAAAACAGCATTAAAAGAAGTGCTGCAGGCGTTAAGCTTTGACTTCGCTCAGGAATTGCGTGTAACGAATTTCCGTTTAGCGCAATTTGTTGAGAAGAAAATGAAGGAACTGTTTAAAGATGAGGCACGAGAATTAAAAGAACTGAACCCAAGCTTTGCATTTTTAAGCTATGAATCAAAAGAGCCGGAAATTTTAGATTTTACAGGTCCGTTTACAGATTCAACACCATATGAAGGGGTAAAATCCCACTTTAAAAATGTGAAGGCATTCTTCGAAAAGAATGAAAAAGAGCAATTGCGTGACGCATTGGAGCAATTAACAAAACCAGATGCACAAAACTATCTCGATGCGGAAAAAGCCAAAATCATGGAGTGGGCGGGCAGCTATATCGCCATTGAGGCGGAAGGATTGCGCCAGCATATGCTTGAACAGGCAGTCGAGCAGATTGAAACAGAACGACTATTGCTTCAAGAAGAAAGTCGCTTAGCTGTTTGGAAAGATATTTACGCGCAACTACAAGCGTAAGGAGGATCTTTTTAATGACGAATATTTTTGTGACCGCAAATCGAATGGAAAGAACAGGTCGTTTAATCGATACAAGATTTGATATGAGCAATTTAGAGTCAGGCAGAAAGATGTATGAAGAGGGCCATATTGATGGGGCAGTATACTGGGATTTAAATAACGATCTGTCGGATTTGACAAAAGAGGAAGGCAGACATCCGCTCCCGGAAAAGAAACAACTTCAGGCTTTGTTTGAAAAGTATGGTTTAAATTACAATGATGCCATCTATATTTATGATCAGGGTGCAGCCGCTTTCGCAACTCGTGCCTGGTGGATACTTCATTATGCAGGCTTCAAGCACGCCTATGTTGTAAATGGCGGTTTTGAAGCACTGAAGGAAGCAGGATTTCCTGTTACGACAGAAATACCTGAATTTAAGGAAAGCAAGCTGGATTTACAGTGGAATGATGATATTTTAATAAAACGTCAGGATATTATGCATATTATTGAAGGGAAGCGAAAGGCGACATTAATTGATGCCCGCGCACCGGAACGTTACCGCGGTGAAACGGAGCCGTTCGATAAAGTGGCAGGACATATTCCGACAGCGAAAAACTATGATTGGGAACAGCTGCGTAATGGCTCAAAACTCGTCATTACATCTTCACTGCTCGAGCAGGTTCCAAAAGATGAAGAAGTAGTTGTCTATTGCGGTTCAGGGGTAACTGCTACTCCTGTCTATACAGTATTAAAAGAAGCAGGCTATGAAAATATAAAAATCTATATGGCAGGGTATAGTGATTGGGTAAATCATCACTCTGTCGATAAATAAGCTGGAACTTTTGAAAAGGCCGTTATGTAACCTGATTTTACATAACGGTCTTTTGCTGTACGGAAAAATTAGCGGACAGATAGCCTTGATTTCCAAATTTTATGATAAAGTGGTAGTGTTGAAAAATAACGTTAAAAGGAGTGAGGAATGTGTTATTTAAGAAAAAAACAGAGCTGAGCGAAAAAAATGGAGTGAAAATGGTCAATGGATCGGTCCAATTTCAAGCTGTTCATTTAAATGTTCATTGTTTTGAAGTGGACGGTATACTTATAGATACCGGTTCTGCCTCACTTCTTAAGCAGTTTAAGCCTTTTTTTGAACAGATGGACGTTGATCGGATTATGTTGACCCATTATCATGAAGACCACTCCGGAGGCGCGCATTTTTTACAGAAAACATATAACTTGCCGATATTTATGCATCCGCTCAACATTGAAGAATGTGCAAAAAAGGCAAGGTATCCTTTATATCGTAAACTGTTCTGGGGGTCAAGGCAGCCGTTTCTTGCACAGCCTGCAGGAGAAGCCTTTTCATCAAGAACAGCTGAATGGAAAGTGATTGAAACGCCAGGGCATACAGCAGACCATGTAGCCTATTTGAATGAATCGACCGGTCAGCTCTTTACAGGAGATCTGTATGTGACACCGAAAACAAAAGTCGTCTTGCGCGAAGAAAGCATTCCTCAAATTATCCGGTCGCTGGAGAAAGTTTTAACGTATGATTTCCTTGAAATATATTGTAATCATGCGGGATATATCGAAAACGGCAGAGACGCTTTAATACGGAAACTTAATTATCTGAAGGAACTGAGCTATAAAATCGAAATGATGAACGAAGAAGGTTTGACAACTGATGAGATTACAGCACAGCTTTTCAGCAAAAAGTATCCGATTACAAAACTGTCTTTAGGCGAATGGGATGCGGCACATATCGTATCTTCTGTCCTGACAAATAAATAATATCTGTTTAAAGTCTAGTAAGTTGAAACTTACCAGGCTTTTTTTAGTTAATAGTGAAGCTGAAAAAATAACTATTACGAAACTTAAACTTTACATTACATTTACAATTAACATTGCTTAATATTGGGTATGTAAGAATAAATGCTGAATTTTGCAGATAATGCCGTTGAATATGCTGAAAAAAGACGTAATATTAACGGATTTCCATTGCTTTCAGAATATTTCATCAGAAATCGGCTAAAATTAATAGGATATGTTCATAAACGTATGTTTCGCAATTGTAAAGCTTTTGTAAATAACATAAATTAATGTTGAAGATATTGAAAAATCGGTGGTATGATTACCTAGGTTTTAATTTACAAACTTCATTTTAGGAGGATTTTATTCGATGTTTAACTCTAAAAAACCGGATCCATTTTTTGAAGGATTATTAAATATTGCAAAAAATGTACAACAAGGTGCCAACTATGCTAAAGAATCGACAATTACTACTGTATCAGAACTAAAACAAATTCAAATTAAAATGAAGTCCTATGAAACAGCAGGGGACAAGCTGATCCATGAATTAATCGTGAAATTAAACGATTCGTTTATGACACCAATTGAACGAGAAGATATTTTATCATTGGCTATTAAACTGGACGATATTCTGGATGGCATTGAAAATACAATTGCCCACTTCGAAATGTACTCTTTTACAGAAGTGAACCAGTACATGCGTGACTTTGTAGATTATATTGCCAAATCATCAGATGAAGCAGTAAAAGCAATGGAGTTATTGAATAAAAAAGATTTAATCGGAATGCGTCAACATGCAATTCTGATCAAAGATTATGAGCGTGAATGTGATGAAATTTTCCGTAAATCCATTACTGAACTATTCCAGACTGAAAAAGATCCAATTCGCTTAATCATCTTTAAAGATTTATATGAGCAGTTAGAAGAAATTGCGGACTACTGCCAAAATGTAGCGAATACAATCGAATCAATTATTATGCGAAATGCATAATGAAAAAGGAGTAAATTATGGATACGTTATTAATCATTACCGTACTCGTTGTCATCTTTGCGCTGGCATTCGATTTTATTAACGGTTTCCATGATACAGCGAATGCGATCGCAACATCTGTTTCGACGCGAGCACTAAAACCTCGAGTAGCTGTTCTGTTAGCGGCATTTATGAACTTTATAGGTGCAATGACGTTTGTAGGTGTAGCAAAAGCTGTAGCATCTGGAATTGTGGATCCATTCTCTTTAAACGCATTTGAAGGGGATACAACAGGATCTGTCGTAATTTTGGCAGCATTATGTTCTGCCATCACATGGAACTTATTAACTTGGTATTTCGGTATTCCATCAAGTTCTTCACATACTTTAATCGGTTCAATTGCTGGTGCAGCAGTGGCATCTGCAGGTATGAATATTTTAAACTATGAAGGCTTCTTTAAAATTTTGCAGGCGTTAATCATTTCGCCGATCTTAGCATTAACTCTTGGTTTTATCGTAATGAAATTATTCAAATTTATTTTCCACCGCTCACCATTGTACGGAACAACGAAAGCATTCCGTTTAACGCAAATCGGTACAGCGGCATTACAATCGTTTACACATGGTACGAATGATGCGCAAAAAGCGATGGGTATTATTACAATGGCTCTAATCGCGGCAAACTTGCAATCAACTGATGAAGTACAAAACTGGGTACGTTTTGCCTGTGCACTGGCGATGGGTCTTGGGACATCGGTAGGCGGATATAAAATCATTAAAACAGTCGGCGGTAAAATCATGAAAATCCGTCCGGTCAACGGGGTAGCGGCTGACTTAACTTCTGCATCGATCATTTTTGGTGCAACAGTCATCGCATTACCGGTTTCGACAACACATGTAATTTCTTCTGCAATTATGGGTGTTGGTGCAGCACAACGTGTGAAAGGTGTTAAATGGGGAATGGCACGTAAAATTGTAGTTACGTGGTTTATCACATTGCCGATTTCCGCATTAATGGCCGGATTATTTTACTTCTTAATTAGCCTTATTTTCTAATATTAAAACGGCGCTCAATCATTAATATTGAGCAGCCGTTTTTTGTTGTTTGAGATGGGGCGGGGTGGGATTTTCTAATAAAAGTTGAGAAGTTCTAATAAAGTCAGGGAAGTTCTAATAAAACGTGAAAAGTTCTAATATATCGTGGATCTTCTAATAAAATGCACAGTTGTTCTAATAAGCGTGCTCAATCTTCAAATAAACTATATGAAAGTTCTAAAATAGCATTCAACTCTTCTAATTTCAGTCATAAATGTTCTAATATACTTGACCCTGCCTGCTTGCCCAAAGTAACTAGGGGAGAGTTCTATACTTCCACGGGTTACTTCAAATAAGTCTGAAACAGCTCATGCACATTTTCTACAGGGATAAATAATCCGACTTTCCCGTACCCTGCACGAGTCCCTGTTGCAAACACAACACCGATTACCTGTCCGTTTTCATTAATGACAGGGCTGCCGCTGTTCCCCCGGTAAACAGGTGCATCCATCATAATGATATCCGGCTGAATGTCAGCGGCAGTCGTATAGCCGATAATCGTACCTTTATTGGCAATCCCGCTGAATGCAAGCGGATTTCCGATAAAATAGACGGGCTCGTTTTTACGGAATTCGCTCGCCCGGGCAAGTGGCAGAAACGGCAAGTTTTCCGTATCCACTTTCAACAGTGCTAAATCATATTCCTCATAGGATTCCAAAACCTCAGCTTGATAAAGCGTATCATCCGGAAAAACAACGGTAATCGTCAACGCATCCTCAATTACATGATCATTTGTTATTATGTAGCCATTTTCCGATACTGCAAATCCAGTCCCTTTTCCCGAGTCGGTATTGATCGTGACAACAGCTTGTTTATATGTTTGAATATTTTCCTGATTTGATAGTTGTGTCGATACTTTTAAAAATTCGATGGCAGGAATGGAATACACATTGAAAATAACAGCAAATGTACTAAAAGCTAATGTTAATGCCATCAACCATACTACAATTCGAACAAATGGTTTTTGCCTTTTTGTTTTTTTCGGCTGTGAGTTTAAACGTTCCTCTCGCTCTTTTGCAAGCGCCTTTTCCTGTTCTTCCAAAACAAGTTCCAAGAATTCTTCTTCTGTCAGTTCTTCAGTATTCGTTTTCTCTGTCATTGCATTCCCTCCGATATGTATAAGTGTAACAAAAGTACATAAAATTTGAGACAAAAAGTGCTGGTTCAAATTTTTTTTTGGAAGTTTGTGAAGTATTTCATATTACTAATTTAAAAATACTTCGTGCATTCCATCACATACTTTAGCTTGATAAAGCGGGGTTTTAAAAATGATAGCCCTTACATTTATTATTCTAAAACAATAGATTGTGTTTAAAATCACAAAAGAAGCAAGTGCTTGTTTATCGTCGGAAACATTGTTATATCAACGATTAAGGCGTATATTTAGTGGTTTTGATGTTTTTTAAAAGCTATTGTTGACAAAGTAAAAACAAACGGTTAACATTCGTAATTACAAAGGGATACAAAAATAGAAGGGGATGGGAATTATGGATCTAATGAAAAAATCGCTTGAAATGCATGAACACTTTGGTGGGAAAATGGAAATACGGGCAAAGGTTCCGGTACAGGATAAATATGATTTGAGTTTAGCTTATTCTCCGGGTGTTGCTGCCCCTTGTCTTGCAATTGAACAGAATCCTTCCACAGTGTATGACTATACGATGAAAGGAAATTTAGTAGCGGTTATTACAGATGGGACTGCGGTTTTAGGGTTAGGGGATATCGGTCCTGAAGCAGCATTGCCGGTTATGGAAGGGAAGGCATTATTATTAAAGCGCTTTGCAAATGTCGATGCAGTGCCGGTATGCCTGAACACTAAAGATGTTGATGAAATTGTCAACATTGTAAAAGCAATTTCTCCGACCTATGGGGCCATTAATCTGGAAGATATTTCAGCACCGCGCTGTTTTGAAATTGAAGACCGACTGCGTGCTGAATGTTCAATTCCGGTATTTCATGATGACCAGCATGGAACGGCGATTGTCGTTGGGGCAGGTTTAATCAATGCGGTCAAACTTGTAAAAAAAGATGTCACGAAGATGAAAGTAGTCATTAACGGAGCAGGGGCAGCTGGTATTGCAATTCTCCGTATTCTAATTCAGATGGGCTACACGAATGTTGTCATGTGTGACACGAAAGGCATTATTTATGAAGGGCGTCCTGAAGGGATGAATCCGGTGAAAGAACAGGTTGCTCATTTATCGAATCCGGATCAATTGCGCGGCACTTTGGCTGACGCATTAGTAGGAGCAGATGTTTTTATCGGGGTGTCTGCAGCAAACATTCTAACTGAAAAGCATATTAAATCGATGGCTATAGACCCGATAGTCTTTGCTTTGGCAAATCCGGATCCTGAAGTAACACCGGAAAATGCTAAAAAGTGGGGCGTTAAAATTATCGGTACCGGCCGTTCTGACCATGCAAACCAAGTGAATAATATGCTTGCTTTCCCGGGGATTTTCCGTGGTGCGCTTGATGTAAGAGCGACAGATATCAATGAATCGATGAAGCTGGCAGCGGTTGAAGCTATTGCATCGCTAGTATCAGAAGAAGAGCTGAGTGAAGACTTTATTATTCCAAGCTCGATGGATGAACGTGTTGCAGGTGTAGTTGCAAAAGCGGTAGGATCCGCTGCCATCGAATCAGGGGTATCTGAATTGTTCCAGCAGGTAGATCTAATTAACACTTCGTTAGCTATTTAAAAAGGATGTGCCTGAAGGTAACTTCAGCACATCCTCTAAAAAAGTGAATACGACCAATCAGCGGGAATCAAAACTCCCCGCTGATTGTAGTGTCACTTAAACTGTTTGAAGCTCTGCAGTCAGTTGTTCCAATTGTGTAATTAAATCACCGATAAATGCGATTGTATCACGTAATGGCTGTTCAGTCGTAATATCGACACCTGCCATTTGCGCAAGTTCAACAGGTGTTTTCGTTCCACCTGCTTTTAGTACTTCGATCCATTGCTCAACAGCTGCTTCGTCACCGTTTAAAATACGTTGTGAAACTTGTGTTGAAATAGTTAAACCTGCAGAGTACGTATATGGATATAGGCCCATATAATAATGCGGCTGACGCATCCAAGTCAATTCTGCACCTTCAGTTACTTCAATTGCATCTCCCCAGAATTGCTCAAGCACTTCACGTTTTAATTCATTCAGTTTCGGTGCGTTGACACTTCCGCCTGCATCGATAATTTCGTACACTTTACGCTGGTAAGCTGCCTCAAGTAAATGAGTTACGAAATTATGGTAGTACGTACGGCTAATGATCGTTGAGATGACCCAACGTTTAAAGCGCGCATCCGTAGAATTTTTTAATAAGTGGTTTGCCATAAGCATTTCATTCATTGTTGATGGCGCTTCAATGAAGTAAAGT belongs to Solibacillus sp. FSL W7-1436 and includes:
- a CDS encoding inorganic phosphate transporter, coding for MDTLLIITVLVVIFALAFDFINGFHDTANAIATSVSTRALKPRVAVLLAAFMNFIGAMTFVGVAKAVASGIVDPFSLNAFEGDTTGSVVILAALCSAITWNLLTWYFGIPSSSSHTLIGSIAGAAVASAGMNILNYEGFFKILQALIISPILALTLGFIVMKLFKFIFHRSPLYGTTKAFRLTQIGTAALQSFTHGTNDAQKAMGIITMALIAANLQSTDEVQNWVRFACALAMGLGTSVGGYKIIKTVGGKIMKIRPVNGVAADLTSASIIFGATVIALPVSTTHVISSAIMGVGAAQRVKGVKWGMARKIVVTWFITLPISALMAGLFYFLISLIF
- a CDS encoding dynamin family protein; the encoded protein is MTMFDEKIQGLLQQSALQYIIYKENEDTERIEKLHLFARKLLQKEFVIGFAGHFSAGKSSMINALSGENILATSPIPTSANIVKVHKSDEDFAILYLHNEKPVKFEAGYDIKQVKELSKNGELVSQIEIGHSTSSLPEGVTVMDTPGVDSTDDAHAMSTESALHIADMVFYTMDYNHVQSELNFQFTKQLMKYNPNVYLIVNQIDKHREAELSFEDFKQSVHNSFAAWGVYPKNIFFTSLREKELPNNDFEQVKKIVMDSMNDWQEQLISTAENTLTKLQHEHEAYLEEEKQDRFTTYAELVSEDDWQHRDDILEQYEKLTRQTELFSFDVFDKQFDEKRKDLLANAAIMPADVRDKLRAYLESQQEDFKVGGLFTAKKKTAEEKARRQEEAYASFNHVVQSQITGHIKALMKQALKDVGALNDERAASIDKKEFNFPFSIIEDQVQKSAVITGDAVLNFANRVSEATKRYFVQRTDAWKLEQKDTLEQVAREAAAPVKLKINAMSEKVHALQHIMQIEKFQSFSSTLMKQVSNEIRAESKIYLENWKREHEQALKDIRPFDESMLQLKDQETEIAAEQTQEKAGSGLNVDKVTEKALKTAHIIKDVQGFKEVSSFLTKKVERLQKRDFTIALFGAFSAGKSSFSNALMGERVLPVSPNPTTAAINKIRPVTPEHPHETADVHLKTEAQLLEDIQGSYAAIGLQVSSLKEAYDRAEEGLAVPLTDERLNVHKSFIRAYSEGYETFLTKLGTTLRVNRHDFEKYVAQENRSCFVDNIDFYFDSPLTRMGVTLVDTPGADSINARHTGVAFDYIRNADAILFITYYNHAFAKADREFLIQLGRVKDAFELDKMFFIVNAIDLASTMEEEEEVKGYVRSELQRFGIRFPRLYGVSSLLALKEKQDQLEHQSGIAPFEDAFHHFLNDELMGIAVQALQEEVDKTEARLNDLIIQTEENLKRKDERIEELAHLEKLVRSKFQTTQTAMLESEAKQELDELLYYVLQRVYYRYPDFYRESYNPSTFAQMPAQQALKTALKEVLQALSFDFAQELRVTNFRLAQFVEKKMKELFKDEARELKELNPSFAFLSYESKEPEILDFTGPFTDSTPYEGVKSHFKNVKAFFEKNEKEQLRDALEQLTKPDAQNYLDAEKAKIMEWAGSYIAIEAEGLRQHMLEQAVEQIETERLLLQEESRLAVWKDIYAQLQA
- a CDS encoding MBL fold metallo-hydrolase; translated protein: MLFKKKTELSEKNGVKMVNGSVQFQAVHLNVHCFEVDGILIDTGSASLLKQFKPFFEQMDVDRIMLTHYHEDHSGGAHFLQKTYNLPIFMHPLNIEECAKKARYPLYRKLFWGSRQPFLAQPAGEAFSSRTAEWKVIETPGHTADHVAYLNESTGQLFTGDLYVTPKTKVVLREESIPQIIRSLEKVLTYDFLEIYCNHAGYIENGRDALIRKLNYLKELSYKIEMMNEEGLTTDEITAQLFSKKYPITKLSLGEWDAAHIVSSVLTNK
- a CDS encoding S1C family serine protease, whose product is MTEKTNTEELTEEEFLELVLEEQEKALAKEREERLNSQPKKTKRQKPFVRIVVWLMALTLAFSTFAVIFNVYSIPAIEFLKVSTQLSNQENIQTYKQAVVTINTDSGKGTGFAVSENGYIITNDHVIEDALTITVVFPDDTLYQAEVLESYEEYDLALLKVDTENLPFLPLARASEFRKNEPVYFIGNPLAFSGIANKGTIIGYTTAADIQPDIIMMDAPVYRGNSGSPVINENGQVIGVVFATGTRAGYGKVGLFIPVENVHELFQTYLK
- a CDS encoding sulfurtransferase; its protein translation is MTNIFVTANRMERTGRLIDTRFDMSNLESGRKMYEEGHIDGAVYWDLNNDLSDLTKEEGRHPLPEKKQLQALFEKYGLNYNDAIYIYDQGAAAFATRAWWILHYAGFKHAYVVNGGFEALKEAGFPVTTEIPEFKESKLDLQWNDDILIKRQDIMHIIEGKRKATLIDARAPERYRGETEPFDKVAGHIPTAKNYDWEQLRNGSKLVITSSLLEQVPKDEEVVVYCGSGVTATPVYTVLKEAGYENIKIYMAGYSDWVNHHSVDK
- a CDS encoding NAD(P)-dependent malic enzyme, whose translation is MDLMKKSLEMHEHFGGKMEIRAKVPVQDKYDLSLAYSPGVAAPCLAIEQNPSTVYDYTMKGNLVAVITDGTAVLGLGDIGPEAALPVMEGKALLLKRFANVDAVPVCLNTKDVDEIVNIVKAISPTYGAINLEDISAPRCFEIEDRLRAECSIPVFHDDQHGTAIVVGAGLINAVKLVKKDVTKMKVVINGAGAAGIAILRILIQMGYTNVVMCDTKGIIYEGRPEGMNPVKEQVAHLSNPDQLRGTLADALVGADVFIGVSAANILTEKHIKSMAIDPIVFALANPDPEVTPENAKKWGVKIIGTGRSDHANQVNNMLAFPGIFRGALDVRATDINESMKLAAVEAIASLVSEEELSEDFIIPSSMDERVAGVVAKAVGSAAIESGVSELFQQVDLINTSLAI
- a CDS encoding DUF47 domain-containing protein; amino-acid sequence: MFNSKKPDPFFEGLLNIAKNVQQGANYAKESTITTVSELKQIQIKMKSYETAGDKLIHELIVKLNDSFMTPIEREDILSLAIKLDDILDGIENTIAHFEMYSFTEVNQYMRDFVDYIAKSSDEAVKAMELLNKKDLIGMRQHAILIKDYERECDEIFRKSITELFQTEKDPIRLIIFKDLYEQLEEIADYCQNVANTIESIIMRNA